In Sus scrofa isolate TJ Tabasco breed Duroc chromosome 14, Sscrofa11.1, whole genome shotgun sequence, the sequence TATGGAATAAAAGTAGCAGTTGCTGAGCGGCCTCCCCCACAGGTGGCCCAGAGCGGCGAGATCCCACCCTCCTGCTGCAACTTCCCTGCAGCTGTGTGCCGCGACAGGATGTTTGTCTTCTCGGGGCAGAGTGGGGCCAAGATAACCAACAACCTCTTCCAGTTTGAGTTCAAGGACAAGACGTGAGTGCCTTGGTGGCAGCCCTGGCCAGTATCCCACACCAGTGCCTGGAGCTGCCCCCTTGAGCAGGGCTGTCACAGGCCCTTGTGCAGCCTGGGCTGCAGGCCCCCTGGGCCCCTCAGGGGCAGTAGAGCCAGGCATCCAGGGGCCTGGGCAGCCTTGCCTTTGTCCCACTGTGAGGACAGATAGGCCCTGCTTCCAGCATTTGTGTCTCTGGTCAGATGCCAGCCCCTGGCCCTGCTACTGCTGCCTGCCCTGGCTGGGGGTGAGGACAGGACCCACAGTGGGCTGCATGGAGCCAGGCAGAACTGGTGCCAGAGTGAAATGGGGTGAGGGTCACAGGGTAGTTGTGCACGGGCCCACAGTGGGGTCAGACCTGGGTGGAGGCTGTGGGGAGCaggagcccccaccccatccatggTTCATGTGTGGTGTGGACACCCATCACAGGTGGACCCGCATCCCCACCGAGCACCTGCTCCGGGGCTCCCCGCCACCGCCGCAGCGGCGCTATGGGCACACCATGGTGGCCTTTGACCGCCACCTCTACGTGTTCGGGGGCGCAGCTGACAACACGCTCCCCAATGAGCTGCACTGCTATGACGTGGATTTCCAGACCTGGGAGGTCATCCAGCCCAGCTCAGACAGTGAGGTGGGTGCTGCCAGTCTACAGGTGGGTAGGGCCAGTGTCTAAGCCAGCGGAAGCCAGGCTGGGACTCCCGCCCTGGCCCGACcccacctgcatcctcctggcACATGTCCTTCTGGCCCACTCTCCATCTTGCTGCCCACAGCTAACACGCCACtgcctggtgtgtgtgtgccatGCTTGGGAGGTCCTCCTGGGATGCACACCTGGACCACAGCCAGCTCCCATCCCAGCTGTGCTGGGAGTGCCCTCATCCCATggctcctcccccaccctgtcCACACAGCACACGTCCCCACCTTGGGCATGTACAGCACGGGGGACAGCAGTGGTCTTTGGCCACCTGCCTGGCCCTGGTTCAGCGGCCATGCGCCCACGTGCCTCCCCACCAGGTCGGTGGGGCTGAGACGCCAGAGCGAGCATCTGCATCTGAGGAGGCACCTGCCCTGGGCTCTGAGGAGCGGGGTGCCTGCAAGAAGTCCCGGGATGTGTTTGGCCTGGACTTTGGCAGCACCACCGCCAGGCAGCCAACCCTGCCAGCCTCAGAGGTGAGAGCCGGCGCTCCTGTCACTACTCCTTACTCCCTGAAGCTTGTCCTATGATGTGGAGGGCAAGGCTTAGGGGTCACACAGAATGTTGAGGTGAGGCCAGGAGCCCACACCTCACTGGCCAGGTGACATGGGGGCAGCACGTGACATCCAGCACCTGCTGTCCACCCTGGGAGTCCACAGAACCTGTCCTGCCTGCTGGCCCACACAGGCCCTACTTCTCCCACTGTGGCTGTCCCTGGGGTCCGGACCTCTGGCCCCTTCTTCCAGGCCACTGGTACTGACCTTGCTCTCAGCCCGGCCAATGCTAGGCCTCAGATAGCACCCCTGTTGGAGACGCCaccctgccctgtcccctcctgCCTACCTGTCCTATTCCCCCAGCTGCCCAGCGGAAGGCTCTTCCATGCAGCTGCTGTGATCTCGGACGCCATGTACATCTTTGGGGGCACCGTGGACAACAACATCCGCAGTGGGGAGATGTACCGGTTCCAGGTGGGGCCCGACCGGGTGGGGCTTTTCTGGTGGGACTGCTGCCTCTCAAGAGTCTGGCTGCCTGGATGGAGGGCTTGAGGCAGAAGGCAGTTTGAGGAACCTGAGTGCAGGGTGGGGCTCCCAGGATCCAGTGGGGGGCTGAGCTgagctggggggagggcagagctggccAGCAGCGGGGGTCTCTGCCTGCAGTTCTCCTGTTACCCCAAGTGCACGCTGCACGAGGACTACGGGCGGCTGTGGGAGAGCCGCCAGTTCTGCGACGTGGAGTTTGTGCTGGGCGAGGTGGGTGCCATTCTGTGCCTGCTgacagccctgcccccagggtgAGGGTCCCTCGCCCTTCACCAGGGTATCTTTCTGCAGAAGGAAGAATGCGTGCAGGGCCACGTGGCCATTGTCACAGCGCGTAGCCGCTGGCTCCGCAGGAAAATTGTGCAGGCACGGGAGTGGCTGACCCAGGTAAGGGCTACTGACTCCTCCCTGCCCACCCTtgctcccttccctgccccctccctgtccctttCCTGCCTGGGCAGCGGCTCCCAGGGGTATCTCTGAgcaccccttcctctccctgcagaagctggaggaggaggcggcaCTGGTGCCCAGGGAGAGCCCCGCTGGGGCTGCCGGTGGGGCCCGGCCACCGCTGCTGCGCGTGGCCATCCGTGAGGCCGAGGCCCAGCCTTTTGAGGTGCTCATGCAGTTTCTCTACACCGACAAGATCAAGTACCCGCGGAAAGGTTGGCTGCGCTGGGGGTGGTGCAGGAACAGGACTGGGGTGGCCTGGGTGTCACTGAGGCTCAGGGGGCTCTTGGGCGCAGGCCATGTGGAGGATGTGCTGCTCATCATGGACGTGTACAAGCTGGCACTGAGTTTCCAGCTGCGCCGCCTGGAGCAGCTGTGCCGCCAGTACATCGAGGCCTCCGTGGACCTGCAGAACGTGCTGGTTGTGTGTGAGAGCGCCGCCCGGCTACAGCTGGGGCAGCTCAAGGTGCGGGGTTGTGGGGagcccaccctgccctgccccaccccacgcAACCATGCTGCCCTGGGCAAGGCCTGACCCCACACCCGGTGCCTGTCTGTCCAGGAGCACTGCCTGAACTTCGTGGTGAAGGAGTCCCACTTCAACCAGGTGATCATGATGAAGGAGTTTGAGCACCTCTCGTCCCCTCTGATCGTGGAGATCGTGCGGCGGAAACAGCAGCCGCCTCCCCGTGCCCCCTCAGACCAGCCTGTGGACATTGGTAGGAAACTcaccctgtccctgtccctgtccctggggcctggggcccgaCCACAGGCAGCCCAGGTTCAGGCATGGTGGTGGGCTGAGTGCTGAGGTGGCAACCCCTGGGCCCACTTGGgagagtgggtgggtggggggaacaTGGGCCCTCTCCAGCGAGTGCTGCCCTGAacacaatgccaggtccaaggGTCTGCAGTGAGCAACGAGCTGAGGGTCCCATGATTAGTTGCTCAGCTTCTCTTCTAGGTGTGCCCACATCTGGGGCGGCCTGGTGAGGGGTGAGCGCAGCCTCAGATGCTTGGCACCTCCCTATCCTGTCCCCGCCCAGCTCGGGAAGGGGCCTCAGAGACtccttcaacccctggcctgggcctgTGCTGCCCCTGGCTACTGGCTCCAGGTGACACAGGGAGAGTGCCCGGGGCGTGCCAAGCTAAGGGCTCCAGTGCAGGGTGAGGGGAGGGCCCCGTGAGCTGAGTCTGGAAGAAGGTTGGactctggggcggggggtggccaGGCCTAGGAGTGTGTTTGGGGCTGAGGAGAATAGGGCCTGGTGGGGCCTCTGCCTGGGGGAGGTTGTTTGGAGGGTCATCATGGGCAGATGTGCAGGAGGAGGTGCCCTGGGGTCCCCAGCCCTGAATCAGGCCACCCTCTGGCTCAGGGatggctgggggttggggggtgcctGCTCAGGGTCCCTCCACACCCCCAGGCACATCTCTGATCCAGGACATGAAAGCATACCTGGAGGGTGCGGGCGCAGAGTTCTGTGACATCACACTCCTGCTGGACGGGCACCCACGGCCAGCCCACAAGGCCATCCTGGCTGCCCGTTCCAGGTGGGTAGGGTGtggtgggcaggtgggtgggctGGCAAGGTGCCAGTGCCTTGCTGAGGGCAGGGCCCATTATCTGCAGCTACTTCGAGGCCATGTTCCGGTCCTTCATGCCTGAGGACGGCCAGGTGAACATCTCCATCGGGGAGATGGTACCCAGCAGGCAGGCCTTCGAGTCTATGCTGCGCTACATCTACTATGGTGAAGTCAACATGCCGCCTGAGGACTCGCTGCATCCTTGCCTTGGAGCTCCCAGGCATTCCTGGCACGGCTCCGTGTCCTGGGTTCTCTGGAGCAATCCTCCATGGGCACAGGGGGGTGTGCACCcgggaggggcaggtgggctcagaggaggggTCAGTCACGGCTCTGTGTGGAGTGACTCCTGGCCATGTCACTTCTGTGGGGGTCTGAACATGGGGGTGAAGGTGCCCTTTAGGGTTCTGTGAGGCATGCACATGGGTCCTTTTCTCGGAGaggaacctcagttttctctggATCTTGATCAGGGCCTTGGAATTGGAGTGTTTCAGAGGCTGTGGAGAGAGCAGGGCAGTGTCCCTGCAGGATGGAGCCCTGGATGTGTGCCCCTGACCCCGTCTGAGCAGGCAGGAGTTGGcggctgtggctcagggagtCTGTCCTGGGGGAGGGCACCTTTGGCTGGCAGCTCCTTAACCAGCCCCCAGCTACCTGTTTGCAGCACCCTACTACTACGGCTTCTACAACAACCGGCTGCAGGCGTACTGCAAGCAGAACCTGGAAATGAATGTAACGGTGCAGAACGTGCTACAGGTAGACCATCTGGCAGGGACCTCCTGCATTTGCAAGGATGGGGGGTTGAGGGGTGGGCAACGTCTCAGGGAACCTGCCGTTTCAGATCCTAGAGGCAGCGGACAAGACGCAGGCACTTGACATGAAGCGGCATTGCCTCCACATCATCGTGCACCAGTTCACCAAGGTCAGGGCCCTCCCACCTGTGCCGCCCACCCATCTCCAGGACACGCTCCCctcggcatggctgtggccaggtGGGAGGGAGCCTCATGCCACGGCGGGCCCTGGGGAATCACCAGACAGAACTGCCCATCCAATGGCCATTCCACCCCATCCTCGGAGCCAGCCCGAGCTCTGCATTGGTCAAGCCCCTAGAAGACTCCATAGCCCCCCAGCCCTGGCAAGATTCCACCTCCATCCTCTGGTCTTTGGTTGCCTCCACAGGTCTCCAAGCTGCCCTCGCTGCGCACGTtgagccagcagctgctgctagACATCATCGACTCTCTGGCCTCCCACATCTCTGACAAGCAGTGTGCAGAGCTGGGCGCTGACATATGAGGGCCCCACAGTGCAACCCTGCCCTGCCTCACTGTAGACTGTGCTGGCCACGCTCAGGCCTGTGGCAGAGGGGCCAGGTGCCCAGGGCCTCCAAAGGGAGTTGAGGGGACATGGAGGGCACCAAGTGCCCCACTTCACGGCTGAGGACAGAGGTCCCACAGGAAGCAGACAGAGAAGCAGCACCTTGGCTGGCACCCTctcttggtggggggggggaggcagaggtCCTGGGCTGGGCCCAGTGGGGAAGACAAACCTGCCAGGGAGCTGGCTTTGGGCCCTACTGTCGGCAGGTACTTGTGCATCCAGCCACTGGGCCCTGTTGCCAATACCCTTTTAATGTGGGGGCCATACTGCACCCCTGACCCTTGGGGTTGCTGTAAGGCCCTTCCTGCCACCCAGAACTTGTGCCTGGGCAGCACTAATGGCAGGGAGTCTGACTGTAGATGAATTATGGGCCTGAAGGGCCCCAAGGCTAGCCCCCGGCCTGCAAGGTCAGGCACTCTGGACAGGCCGCACAGATAAGGGCTCTGGGGTCCCACCTGCCTGAGTGTGCAGCATGGCTCTAGGCATGCCAGGGTGAAGTCAGAGGAGGTGCCCCCAGGTCCCTGCCTGTCCCTCACTAAGTCTTTATTGTCACAGGCTCGCTTCCATTAAAACCACAGCAGTGCTACTGACACATTACACCTTGCCGCGCAGTCCCCACTGGTGGGCTCTAGGCCTAGGTCCTCCTGGAGCTGCAGCCTGATGGTCTGGGATCAGCCTGCCAGCAGCTCCCCACCCTCACTGAGGTGCTCCAGTCTCctaggggtgggagggatgggcgGAGCGCAGGCCAGCCtctggcctctccccaccccccacccaagaGGCCTGGGGCCCACAGCCAGCTCTCCTGGCTCCTCTGCTCCTGAGCTGGGAAACTAAGGATAGgcagagtccttccttgtcccaaTGGAAGGTGAAGTCCACTCCAGTGGAGAAGGTACGATTCTGTCTCCCCTCTGGGAGTAAGAACCCTTCTGTCCTGGCTGCCAGGAAGCCACTTCAGGGAAAATGGTCAGCGCCTTAGTTTCCTGCCTTTGGCTGTGCCTCATCTTATTGGGGCACCTGCCATACCTCAGGCCTTGAGGAGCCCCAGGTGCCAGATGCAGGTGGACATTCTAGGGCAAGGGGAGTTACCTGCAGGCCACCAGCACGCTAGGAGACGCCTCGAGACCTGCCTGTGATCCTGCTCTGCATCTGCCTCTCCCGGGCatgaagtgaataaatgaaattggACTCTGAGGGCCCCAGGCAGCAAATTTCACATCCCTGCAGGCCCATTTCCAGGACTTAAAAGGATTCAGCTATGCTCTTGGGACCTTTGTGGCTGAGGCCCAGCAGGGAGATGTCATGTGCCAAGTTAAGTCCTCACACTCTGAGCTGATGGTTACAGGAGCCAAGAGGCCTTCCATGGTCCAGTTGGACTGAAGGAAGATGACAGGTTGAGCCAGGACTGGCCCACGTGCATGGCCCTTTGGTCTCCATGCCTCATCCCATATCTTCAGGGACCAGAAAGGTGGTTGTGGGGCCCTCCCTGCTTGCCAGGCACAGCAGCCTGAGATCAGTAATCttgtccattttgcagatgaagcagGCCTGTGCTGAGTGGGGGCTGAGCAGCAGCTGGGGCACAGACACTCTGCCATGTTTGACTGCCAAGGACATTGGGTCTGGGGATGGAAGTCTGTTGTTTTCTTGAAAACGAAGTAAATCTGGCCTGGATTTTATGACTGTTTCCAAAAAGGCCAGCTGGGTAAATCAAGGCTTAGTGTCAAGTGAAGGTTGCCCAGCATTGCCCCCGACCTCTATGCACACCACCCTGTCCCTCAGAGAATGTTGTAGAACAAGGAGCTGCTTGGGGAGGGGTTGCCAAGAACTGGGCTCTGCTCTCCACAGCCAAGAGCTTGGCCTCCAGGGTCTGAGCCCTCCAGGCTACAGCCAGTCTGGGGGGAAGCAGAcctcaggggagggagggggccccacccccagcagaggCAGAGAACAGGGCTTCTTTCtagaatccacttttttttttttttaagggacataCTGtgtcaaatggaagttcccagggattggagctgtagctggggcctatgccatagccatggcaccactagatccgagctgcatctgctatcttcagtgcagcttgtggcaacactggatccttaacccactgagtaagaccaggaatcaaacccacatcctcacagatattagtcacgttcttaacctactgaggcacaatgggaactcctagaaaccgCTTTATTATGGCATCTGGCAGGTCAGACACAGCTCAAGTCAGGTCCCTCTCTAGGCAGATCctgaaggaggaagaggcaggaaccCTGATGGGCAGCTCCTCACTCAGGCCATGCTGCTGCTTAGCTGCATGGCAAAGTCGTGCACATGCTCCTTCAGAGTCTGGCGGGCATCTGCCTGTGCCCGCTTCTCCCGTGCCCGCTCCTGCTGCAGCTTGGTCAGCCGTAGCCTCAGCCGTTGCTCCCGCCGCTTGCAGGCCTGCAGTTGGCGCTGGGCCTTGTCCAGGGCATCAAGGGCAGCCTCAGCCC encodes:
- the LZTR1 gene encoding leucine-zipper-like transcriptional regulator 1; the protein is MRGPGQGQSKKGMVGRPAEATASPEPSVRDPGRGGRSKPSHAHRACWEPRRGSAGREGLWPGRRARWRGNRTPDLRGKLFPEVYALAAQSGLPSHWVGEALPEKRAAGSAATSAQGSPGNVVSRSSPGRWPHVQRTRWPIGRGPGMAGPGGSGAPIGAGALAGGARSKVAPSVDFDHSCSDSVEYLTLNFGPFETVHRWRRLPPCDEFVGARRSKHTVVAYKDAIYVFGGDNGKTMLNDLLRFDVKDCSWCRAFTTGTPPAPRYHHSAVVYGSSMFVFGGYTGDIYSNSNLKNKNDLFEYKFATGQWTEWKIEGRLPVARSAHGATVYSDKLWIFAGYDGNARLNDMWTIGLQDRELTCWEEVAQSGEIPPSCCNFPAAVCRDRMFVFSGQSGAKITNNLFQFEFKDKTWTRIPTEHLLRGSPPPPQRRYGHTMVAFDRHLYVFGGAADNTLPNELHCYDVDFQTWEVIQPSSDSEVGGAETPERASASEEAPALGSEERGACKKSRDVFGLDFGSTTARQPTLPASELPSGRLFHAAAVISDAMYIFGGTVDNNIRSGEMYRFQFSCYPKCTLHEDYGRLWESRQFCDVEFVLGEKEECVQGHVAIVTARSRWLRRKIVQAREWLTQKLEEEAALVPRESPAGAAGGARPPLLRVAIREAEAQPFEVLMQFLYTDKIKYPRKGHVEDVLLIMDVYKLALSFQLRRLEQLCRQYIEASVDLQNVLVVCESAARLQLGQLKEHCLNFVVKESHFNQVIMMKEFEHLSSPLIVEIVRRKQQPPPRAPSDQPVDIGTSLIQDMKAYLEGAGAEFCDITLLLDGHPRPAHKAILAARSSYFEAMFRSFMPEDGQVNISIGEMVPSRQAFESMLRYIYYGEVNMPPEDSLYLFAAPYYYGFYNNRLQAYCKQNLEMNVTVQNVLQILEAADKTQALDMKRHCLHIIVHQFTKVSKLPSLRTLSQQLLLDIIDSLASHISDKQCAELGADI